The following coding sequences lie in one Rutidosis leptorrhynchoides isolate AG116_Rl617_1_P2 chromosome 4, CSIRO_AGI_Rlap_v1, whole genome shotgun sequence genomic window:
- the LOC139842217 gene encoding uncharacterized protein: MDLSGFLSVGETGDNGYSNCKSRATIDGDGSSSKGADQRWAKVFQRWPKKDSKGKSRGRKFWKKSFPILVATERMHRGGYHRVPLRKNAHRGNEDDPRDAEIDRLNRRIAELEFNRDHDFVGSDSDRSSDLSDTNPFTNAPRGFQRGNRDDPLRNLGVKIEIPEFKGVLQPDDFLDWLSTVERIFDLRDVPEHLKVKLVAIKLRKHASLWWDNVKKNRALAGKSKIETWEKMKKLLKNKFLPGNYRQEAFLEYHALQQKSLSVEELIREFDKLRIRCDSNEEEEQLIARFLGALNPEISNVVTLQPFWSFNDVCKLALKVEKQLIRGKTRAPFSRFPPVNKAGPVTLDKGKREQPSSSAGPNNNGNNIRAPRCFKCNGMGHYSRDCPNQRTFTTQDDHDEPKYDTEEDEGDTKLDQEELVYPDQGEALVVHRALNAIPVPTTDEHAWLRNNIFRTRVTAEGKVCNMIIDGGSCENVVSNEMVEKLGLKAEDHPEPYQLTWLKKGNRIKVTKRCLVKFSIGKKYKDEVWCEVIPMDACHLLLGRPWQFDRRTKHDGFKNTYTFCKDGVQVTLVPWDHRKQPPKADTLFLSRSEFEHTVKLAPLIFALVVAEINEVADKVPDQVKPLLRQFADVIPEEIPPGLPIMRDVQHCIDLIPGSSIPNKPAYRMNPVEYEELQKQVSELLAKGLIRESMSPCAVPALLVPKQGGAFRMCIDSRAVNKITIKYRFPIPRFDDLLDQLHGAIVFSKIDLRSGYHQIRMRPGDEWKTAFKTRDGLYEWMVMPFGLSNAPSTFMRLMNQVFKPFIGKFVVVYFDDILIYSSSTEQHLSHLKQVFNTLRDQKLFANGKKCHFLTSEVRFLGYVVSGKGIRMDEGKIEAILTWPIPTTLHDIRSFHGLASFYRRFIKNFSTIIAPVTECMKGGRYTWNDAATAAFNDLKDKVTQAPVLALPNFEEVFHVECDASGVGIGGVLSQNKRPVAFFSEKLNDSRRRYSTYDREFYAIVRCLEVWRHYLLPAEFVLYSDHEALKYIQGQHKLSARHAKWVESLQAYSFVIQHKAGSQNQVADALSRRYSLISTMRIQVCGFDSWKSMYATDRDFKDLWVTCTKGSHPLFNINNGYLFKGTRICVPIGSVREMVILEGHAGSLGGHFGMNKTFLLLKPNFYWPHMERDVNRVVARCRVCHIAKTQSTIRACTCRYQYLSDHGKILVSTLFSVCPVLNDKRIP, encoded by the exons GATCGTCTAGTAAAGGTGCAGATCAAAGGTGGGCCAAGGTTTTCCAGCGTTGGCCCAAGAAG GACAGCAAAGGAAAATCAAGAGGCAGAAAATTCTGGAAGAAATCTTTTCCTATTCTG GTTGCAACCGAAAGAATGCATCGTGGAGGTTACCATCGAGTACCACTTCGTAAAAATGCCCATCGAGGCAACGAAGATGATCCAAGGGATGCTGAAATTGATCGGTTGAATAGAAGAATTGCTGAACTAGAGTTTAATCGTGATCATGACTTTGTGGGGAGTGATTCTGATCGCTCCAGTGATCTGTCTGATACGAATCCTTTCACCAATGCGCCGAGAGGATTCCAAAGGGGTAATCGTGATGATCCCCTACGGAACTTGGGAGTAAAGATTGAGATTCCTGAGTTTAAGGGTGTCTTGCAACCAGATGATTTTCTTGACTGGCTAAGTACGGTGGAACGCATCTTTGACTTGCGTGACGTTCCCGAGCACTTGAAGGTCAAGTTAGTCGCAATAAAGTTGAGAAAGCATGCTTCTTTGTGGTGGGATAATGTTAAAAAGAATCGAGCTTTAGCGGGGAAATCAAAAATCGAGACGTGGGAAAAGATGAAGAAGTTGTTAAAAAACAAATTTCTACCAGGAAACTATCGACAGGAAGCATTCTTGGAGTACCATGCACTTCAACAAAAGTCCTTAAGTGTTGAAGAATTGATTAGGGAGTTCGATAAGCTACGTATTCGGTGTGATTCAAATGAAGAAGAAGAGCAGTTGATTGCAAGATTTTTGGGAGCCTTAAATCCCGAAATTTCGAACGTGGTAACTTTACAACCATTTTGGTCGTTTAATGATGTTTGTAAGCTAGCTTTAAAAGTTGAGAAACAGTTAATCAGAGGCAAAACTCGAGCTCCTTTTTCACGATTTCCACCAGTTAACAAGGCTGGTCCAGTAACGTTAGATAAAGGAAAACGAGAACAACCATCGTCTAGTGCTGGTcccaataataatggtaataacatcCGGGCTCCTCGATGTTTTAAGTGTAATGGAATGGGTCATTACTCACGTGACTGCCCAAACCAACGCACCTTTACCACGCAGGACGATCATGACGAACCAAAGTATGATACAGAAGAAGATGAAGGGGACACAAAACTAGATCAGGAGGAGTTAGTCTACCCGGATCAAGGAGAAGCGTTAGTCGTGCATCGAGCTTTGAATGCTATCCCCGTACCTACAACTGATGAACATGCTtggttacgaaataatatttttcGAACTCGGGTCACCGCCGAGGGAAAGGTATGTAATATGATTATTGATGGTGGGAGTTGTGAGAACGTGGTGTCAAATGAGATGGTGGAAAAGTTGGGTCTAAAGGCAGAAGATCATCCTGAACCATATCAGTTGACTTGGTTAAAGAAAGGAAACCGCATAAAGGTGACGAAAAGGTGTCTTGTTAAATTCTCAATCGGGAAAAAATACAAAGATGAAGTATGGTGTGAAGTTATTCCCATGGATGCGTGTCACCTTCTTTTAGGTCGACCATGGCAATTTGATCGACGAACGAAACATGATGGTTTTAAAAACACTTACACTTTTTGTAAAGATGGTGTGCAGGTAACACTGGTCCCCTGGGATCATCGGAAACAACCACCAAAAGCAGATACATTATTTTTAAGTCGATCCGAGTTTGAGCACACGGTCAAATTAGCACCTTTGATTTTTGCATTGGTTGTTGCAGAAATAAATGAAGTTGCAGATAAGGTGCCTGACCAAGTTAAGCCACTCCTACGGCAATTTGCAGATGTTATACCCGAAGAAATTCCTCCTGGATTGCCGATAATGCGCGATGTGCAACATTGCATTGACTTGATCCCAGGTTCGTCAATACCGAATAAACCTGCATATAGGATGAACCCGGTTGAATACGAAGAACTACAAAAGCAAGTTTCTGAGTTATTGGCGAAAGGGTTAATTCGAGAAAGTATGAGTCCTTGTGCCGTTCCGGCACTTCTGGTTCCTAAACAAGGTGGAGCTTTTAGGATGTGTATCGACAGTAGAGCGgttaacaagattactattaagtaccGTTTTCCAATTCCTAGGTTCGATGACTTATTGGATCAGTTACACGGTGCTATTgtgttttctaaaattgacttgagGAGTGGCTACCACCAAATAAGAATGCGACCAGGAGATGAGTGGAAGACGGCTTTTAAGACTCGGGACGGGTTATATGAAtggatggttatgccatttgggttatccAACGCACCAAGTACGTTTATGAGGTTGATGAATCAGGTCTTCAAGCCTTTTATTGGAAAATTCGTTGTTGTGTACTTTGACGATATCCTCATATATAGTTCCTCAACCGAGCAGCACTTGTCTCATCTTAAGCAAGTATTTAACACATTGAGGGATCAGAAACTTTTTGCAAATGGTAAAAAATGTCACTTCCTGACATCAGAAGTGAGATTCCTCGGGTACGTTGTGTCGGGCAAGGGTATACGCATGGATGAAGGCAAGATTGAGGCTATTCTGACTTGGCCAATCCCGACAACCCTCCACGATATACGCAGTTTTCACGGGTTAGCttctttttaccgacgtttcataaagaaCTTTAGTACTATAATTGCTCCTGTTACAGAATGCATGAAAGGTGGGAGATATACATGGAACGATGCGGCTACAGCAGCTTTTAATGATTTAAAAGATAAGGTAACTCAAGCACCCGTGCTCGCATTACCCAATTTCGAGGAAGTTTTTCATGTTGAATGTGATGCATCCGGAGTTGGGATTGGAGGGGTTTTAAGCCAAAATAAGCGACCTGTTGCTTTCTTTAGTGAGAAACTAAATGATTCCCGACGACGATATTCAACTTACGATCGCGAATTTTATGCTATTGTTAGATGCCTTGAAGTGTGGAGGCATTACTTATTACCCGCTGAGTTTGTCCTTTACTCTGATCATGAAGCTTTAAAATACATACAGGGGCAACATAAATTAAGCGCTAGACACGCGAAATGGGTAGAATCATTACAAGCATATTCATTCGTTATTCAGCACAAAGCGGGATCTCAAAATCAAGTCGCAGACGCCCTTAGTaggcgttattcattgatttccacTATGCGTATCCAGGTTTGCGGTTTTGACTCTTGGAAGTCTATGTATGCAACAGATCGTGACTTTAAAGATTTATGGGTAACATGTACTAAGGGTTCTCACCCactgtttaatattaataatgggtATTTGTTCAAGGGGACTAGAATTTGTGTTCCAATTGGATCTGTTAGAGAAATGGTGATTCTTGAAGGGCATGCAGGAAGTCTGGGGGGCCACTTTGGCATGAACAAAACTTTTCTACTTCTCAAGCCTAATTTTTATTGGCCGCATATGGAGCGCGATGTTAACCGAGTAGTCGCCCGATGTCGTGTTTGTCATATTGCAAAAACACAAAGTACAATTCGGGCTTGTACATGCCGTTACCAGTACCTCTCCGACCATGGGAAGATATTAGTCTCGACTTTGTTCTCGGTCTGCCCCGTACTCAACGACAAAAGGATTCCGTGA